In the genome of Luteitalea sp., one region contains:
- the xylB gene encoding xylulokinase: MPHVLGIDVGTGGTRALVVDQQGAVVGAATADHVPFASPETGWAEQDPRDWWRATTEAVPRALAQAKVEGASIAAVGLTGQMHGSVLLDDRGEVVRPALLWCDQRTARECAHITETVGAARLIELTSNPALTGFTLPKLLWVRGQEPAAWKRVASVLLPKDYVRFRLSGVRATDVADASGTLLFDVSRRTWSEAMLDLMDLPASLLPDAFESPDQTGVVSGEGAAATGLRAGTPVVAGGGDQAAGAVGIGIVRPGAVSATLGTSGTVFAATDRPARDPHGRVHTFCHAVPGTWHVMGVTQAAGLSLRWFRDQFGLGPQANMDGDPYDHLTDEAADIAPGADGVLWAPYLMGERTPHLDPHARAALVGLAASHTRGHVIRAILEGVAFSLRDSFTILGEMGVPVTAVRLGGGGARSKVWRQIQADVYGQEVERLRTDEGAAYGAALLAGVGARIWPSVVAACDAVVRVADRTVPDAAAAQLMDRQYRAYRAIYPALRQVREARDA; encoded by the coding sequence ATGCCACATGTCCTCGGTATCGACGTCGGCACGGGCGGCACGCGCGCCCTCGTGGTCGATCAGCAGGGGGCCGTCGTCGGCGCCGCCACGGCGGACCACGTGCCGTTTGCCTCACCGGAGACAGGATGGGCGGAACAGGATCCGCGCGACTGGTGGCGCGCGACAACCGAGGCAGTGCCGCGCGCGCTTGCCCAGGCGAAGGTCGAGGGAGCGTCTATCGCGGCCGTTGGCTTGACCGGCCAGATGCACGGCTCGGTGTTGCTGGACGACCGCGGTGAGGTCGTGCGGCCTGCGCTCCTCTGGTGCGATCAGCGCACGGCGCGCGAATGCGCGCACATCACGGAGACCGTCGGCGCGGCGCGACTCATCGAGCTCACGTCGAACCCGGCGCTGACCGGATTCACGCTGCCCAAGCTGCTGTGGGTGCGCGGTCAGGAGCCGGCGGCCTGGAAGCGAGTGGCCAGCGTCCTCTTGCCGAAAGACTACGTGCGGTTTCGGCTCTCCGGCGTCCGCGCCACCGATGTGGCCGACGCCTCCGGCACGCTCCTCTTCGACGTCAGCCGCCGCACCTGGTCGGAGGCCATGCTCGACCTGATGGATCTGCCGGCGTCGTTACTCCCCGACGCGTTCGAATCCCCTGACCAGACGGGTGTCGTCTCGGGAGAAGGTGCCGCGGCAACCGGCTTACGCGCCGGCACGCCGGTCGTGGCGGGCGGCGGTGATCAGGCTGCGGGCGCCGTCGGGATCGGCATCGTCCGGCCGGGTGCCGTGAGCGCGACGCTCGGCACGTCCGGCACGGTGTTCGCGGCGACCGACCGACCCGCACGAGATCCGCATGGTCGGGTCCACACGTTCTGTCACGCAGTGCCCGGTACGTGGCACGTCATGGGCGTGACACAAGCCGCCGGCTTATCGCTCCGCTGGTTCCGCGATCAGTTCGGCCTTGGGCCCCAGGCAAACATGGATGGCGATCCGTACGATCACCTGACCGATGAGGCTGCCGATATTGCGCCTGGCGCGGACGGCGTGCTGTGGGCCCCTTATCTCATGGGGGAGCGCACGCCCCACCTCGATCCGCACGCGCGCGCCGCGCTGGTAGGCTTGGCGGCCAGCCACACGCGTGGACATGTCATTCGCGCCATCCTCGAAGGCGTCGCGTTCAGCCTGCGCGACAGCTTCACTATTCTTGGCGAGATGGGCGTCCCCGTAACGGCCGTGCGTCTTGGCGGCGGCGGCGCCCGGTCGAAGGTCTGGCGGCAGATCCAAGCGGACGTCTACGGCCAGGAGGTCGAACGGCTTCGGACAGACGAAGGTGCTGCCTACGGCGCCGCCTTGCTGGCCGGTGTGGGCGCCAGGATCTGGCCCAGTGTCGTGGCAGCCTGTGACGCGGTCGTGCGCGTTGCAGATCGCACGGTACCCGACGCCGCCGCGGCGCAGCTCATGGACCGCCAGTATCGCGCGTACCGCGCCATCTATCCGGCCCTTCGCCAGGTGCGTGAGGCGCGAGATGCGTAA
- a CDS encoding xylose isomerase — MTDTSAFEPKPEHKFSFGLWTVGNPGRDPFGEPVRPRLAPPDAVKLLAEVGASGVNFHDNDLVPIDATAAERDQIVKDFKQALADYGLTVPMVTVNLFTDPVFRDGAFTANDPDVRAYALQKTVRAMALGAEVGAKIFVLWGGREGTETDACRRPDEAVKRLREAVDFLCAHNLAQRYGYRFALEAKPNEPRGDIYMATTGAYLGFIATLAHSDMVGVNPEVAHEQMAGLNFTHAVAQAWEAGKLFHIDLNDQNPGRYDQDFRFGAANPRSAFFLVKFLEDVGYDGPRHFDAHAYRTEDLEGVKAFARGCMRTYLILKEKAARWNADPEIQGLLSRIGSDAASRLGVYSPDSAKALEARTFDRAALAKQGLAYEQLDQLTTEILLGVR; from the coding sequence ATGACAGACACAAGCGCATTCGAGCCCAAGCCGGAGCACAAGTTCTCATTTGGTCTGTGGACCGTTGGCAACCCAGGCCGCGATCCGTTTGGCGAGCCGGTTCGCCCGCGGCTGGCGCCACCCGATGCGGTGAAGCTCCTCGCAGAGGTGGGCGCTTCGGGGGTTAATTTCCACGACAACGATCTGGTCCCCATCGATGCCACGGCTGCGGAGCGCGACCAGATTGTCAAGGACTTTAAACAGGCGCTCGCCGATTACGGCCTGACGGTGCCGATGGTCACGGTGAACCTCTTCACGGATCCGGTCTTTCGGGACGGGGCCTTCACCGCGAACGATCCGGACGTTCGCGCGTACGCGCTCCAGAAGACAGTGCGCGCGATGGCGCTTGGCGCCGAGGTGGGCGCCAAGATCTTCGTGCTCTGGGGCGGTCGTGAGGGCACGGAGACCGACGCCTGCCGGCGGCCAGACGAGGCGGTGAAGCGCCTGCGCGAGGCGGTCGACTTCCTCTGCGCGCACAACCTCGCGCAGCGCTACGGCTATCGCTTTGCCCTCGAAGCCAAGCCCAACGAGCCGCGCGGGGATATCTACATGGCGACGACGGGCGCCTATCTCGGCTTCATTGCCACGCTCGCCCATTCGGACATGGTCGGCGTGAATCCTGAGGTCGCGCACGAGCAGATGGCGGGACTCAACTTCACGCACGCGGTGGCGCAAGCGTGGGAAGCAGGCAAGCTATTCCATATCGACCTCAACGATCAGAACCCAGGCCGCTACGATCAGGATTTCCGCTTCGGCGCGGCCAACCCGCGGTCAGCGTTCTTCCTCGTGAAGTTTCTCGAAGACGTGGGCTACGACGGTCCGCGTCACTTCGACGCGCACGCGTACCGCACGGAGGATCTGGAAGGGGTCAAGGCGTTTGCGCGCGGCTGCATGCGCACGTATCTCATTCTCAAGGAAAAAGCCGCACGCTGGAATGCTGATCCCGAGATTCAGGGTCTCTTGAGCCGAATCGGCTCCGATGCCGCGTCACGGCTTGGCGTGTACTCGCCGGACAGTGCGAAGGCTCTCGAGGCTCGGACGTTCGATCGCGCGGCGCTCGCCAAGCAGGGCCTGGCGTACGAGCAACTCGATCAGCTCACCACAGAGATCCTGCTCGGTGTTCGGTAG
- a CDS encoding DUF222 domain-containing protein, translated as MGLRALTRIANPENESRLLEAAQGGTASHVERVVRAWRRTDRLDEARETEQRHQQRYLQTWVDEDGMLVMRGRLTPELGAVVQRALEAAGDWLFRESASDPRDDATAEVTPGQRRADALGLLAESALASDLDRGTAGDRYQVVIHVDEDTLKADAEPAAGEAVAPDAGQAVLEDAGGVRVSAETSRRIACDASTVVMRHAPDGSVLDVGRKRRTIPPAIRRALAARDRHCQFPGCAGRHCDAHHLHHWCDGGATRLTNLALLCRRHHRAVHEEGFTLTRALDGTVSVCRPDGRPLPIAPPAPRWRGNDVCDTLAPSTARLAAAGIPIGPDTATPDWFGERLDLHYALDVLRDHPTAVASGAGVSAQPSIPT; from the coding sequence TTGGGACTCCGCGCCCTCACACGGATCGCGAACCCCGAGAATGAATCGCGGCTCCTGGAGGCGGCGCAGGGTGGCACCGCGTCGCACGTCGAGCGGGTGGTGCGCGCCTGGCGCCGGACCGATCGATTGGACGAAGCACGGGAGACCGAACAACGCCATCAGCAGCGATATCTCCAGACCTGGGTCGATGAGGACGGGATGCTGGTCATGCGCGGGCGGCTGACGCCGGAGCTCGGGGCCGTCGTGCAACGGGCGCTCGAGGCGGCAGGCGATTGGCTGTTTCGTGAGAGCGCCAGCGATCCACGCGACGATGCCACGGCGGAAGTCACACCCGGCCAACGCCGCGCCGATGCGCTCGGCCTCCTTGCCGAAAGCGCGCTGGCGAGTGACTTGGATCGCGGCACGGCAGGCGATCGCTATCAAGTGGTCATCCACGTGGACGAAGACACGCTGAAGGCAGACGCTGAACCGGCCGCTGGGGAAGCCGTCGCCCCCGACGCGGGCCAGGCCGTGCTGGAGGATGCGGGTGGCGTGCGCGTTTCCGCTGAAACGTCGCGACGCATTGCCTGCGACGCGTCGACGGTGGTGATGCGGCATGCGCCAGACGGCTCGGTGCTCGATGTCGGGCGGAAGCGGAGGACGATTCCGCCCGCGATCCGGCGGGCGCTTGCCGCGCGTGATCGCCATTGCCAGTTTCCCGGGTGCGCCGGGCGGCACTGCGACGCGCACCACCTTCACCATTGGTGCGACGGCGGCGCGACGCGGCTGACCAACCTTGCCTTGCTGTGCCGACGGCACCATCGGGCGGTCCACGAAGAGGGGTTCACGCTCACGAGGGCGCTGGATGGGACGGTCAGCGTCTGCCGGCCGGATGGTCGGCCTCTCCCCATTGCACCACCGGCACCACGCTGGCGTGGCAACGACGTCTGCGACACACTCGCGCCGAGCACTGCGCGACTTGCGGCAGCTGGCATTCCCATCGGCCCGGACACGGCCACGCCTGATTGGTTCGGCGAACGCCTCGACCTGCACTACGCCCTCGACGTGCTGAGGGATCACCCCACGGCTGTCGCCTCAGGCGCGGGCGTGTCTGCTCAACCGTCGATTCCGACATAG
- a CDS encoding sigma-70 family RNA polymerase sigma factor, with product MAFEQTMPGRLTRWIAAEPDWDAVYAEQLPRVYNFFRYRFGNIPEVEDLTGRTFEKAWLARHRYRRDLAAFSTWLLSIARNVAADHLRGRRINVPLEQAASIAAHAGTPEDAAVQGADAERLAALLATLPARERELLALKYGAGMTNRAIAATTGLSETNVGTILHRAVQTLRARW from the coding sequence ATGGCCTTCGAGCAGACGATGCCGGGGCGGCTCACACGCTGGATTGCCGCGGAGCCAGACTGGGACGCCGTCTACGCGGAACAGCTCCCCCGCGTCTACAACTTCTTTCGCTACCGCTTCGGCAACATCCCCGAGGTGGAGGATCTCACGGGACGCACGTTCGAGAAAGCCTGGCTCGCCCGGCATCGATACCGGCGTGATCTGGCGGCGTTCAGCACCTGGCTCCTGAGCATCGCGCGCAACGTCGCGGCAGACCACCTTCGCGGTCGTCGCATCAACGTGCCCCTCGAGCAGGCGGCATCGATCGCCGCGCACGCGGGGACGCCGGAAGACGCGGCTGTACAGGGGGCAGACGCCGAGCGGCTCGCCGCGCTCCTGGCCACGCTGCCGGCACGCGAACGGGAGCTGCTGGCGCTGAAATATGGCGCAGGGATGACGAATCGGGCGATCGCCGCAACAACTGGCTTGAGTGAAACCAACGTCGGCACGATCCTTCACCGAGCGGTGCAAACGCTGCGGGCTCGTTGGTGA
- a CDS encoding ATP-binding cassette domain-containing protein: MPVIETHALGKQFGPTLAVADLTLSVGAGEVFGFLGPNGAGKTTSVKMLLALVDLPDAADRPLRGYSKGMLQRAGLAQAIINDPDLVFLDEPTSGLDPLGRLLVRDIIGELRARGTTVFLNSHLLSEVEATCDRVAFVKQGRVVHELALAGQPASLDIEIRLAPIDSCLLEGLLHFGTNIAQTGNDSLQMRVATESVIPEVVRWIVDRRVRVYAVHARRKSLEAWFVEVIGEDQRPG, from the coding sequence GTGCCGGTCATCGAGACACACGCGCTCGGCAAGCAGTTCGGTCCCACGCTGGCGGTCGCCGATCTCACGCTGTCGGTTGGCGCAGGCGAGGTCTTCGGCTTCCTCGGCCCGAACGGCGCCGGTAAGACGACCTCTGTGAAGATGCTGCTTGCGCTGGTCGACCTGCCGGATGCTGCAGATCGCCCGCTCAGGGGCTACAGCAAGGGCATGCTGCAACGGGCGGGCCTGGCGCAGGCGATCATCAACGACCCGGATCTCGTCTTCCTGGACGAGCCGACCTCGGGCCTGGACCCGCTCGGCCGGCTGCTCGTACGCGACATCATCGGCGAGCTGCGGGCGCGGGGCACCACCGTCTTTCTGAACTCGCACCTGCTCAGCGAGGTCGAAGCCACGTGCGACCGTGTCGCCTTCGTGAAGCAGGGGCGCGTTGTCCATGAGCTGGCGCTGGCGGGCCAACCAGCGAGCCTCGACATCGAGATACGCCTGGCACCCATCGACTCGTGTCTCCTCGAAGGCTTGCTCCACTTCGGAACCAACATCGCCCAGACGGGCAATGACTCCCTCCAAATGCGCGTGGCGACCGAGAGCGTGATTCCTGAGGTCGTGCGCTGGATCGTCGATCGACGCGTACGAGTCTACGCTGTGCATGCTCGTCGCAAGTCGCTCGAGGCGTGGTTCGTCGAAGTGATTGGTGAGGATCAGAGACCCGGGTAG
- a CDS encoding ABC transporter permease subunit: MRSLLTIAHLTLSEARRRRIVSAAALCAMAFLIVFGTALFFAHAEMVRNPRTSFVERQIVLTLLTLAGLYAANFLSVLFAVLLPVDALSGEIDSGVMQTLASKPIRHADIVLGKWLGHLLIVATYLLLLTGGVLLSVWVIAHFAPINVDRALPLMLLEVTLLLTVSIAGGTRLSTVTNGVMALGFYGIAFIGGWVEQVGAFGGIESAKTIGIVASLISPPDAMWRLAAYHLQPPVVRDLGAAVFSVAAVPTPLMVWWAVGFTALTLILAVRSFARRPL, from the coding sequence ATGCGCAGCCTGCTGACGATCGCACACCTCACGCTCTCGGAAGCGCGCCGCCGCCGCATCGTTTCAGCCGCGGCGCTTTGCGCGATGGCCTTTCTGATCGTCTTCGGCACGGCGCTCTTCTTCGCACACGCCGAGATGGTGCGCAACCCGCGCACGTCCTTCGTCGAACGGCAGATCGTGCTGACGCTGCTGACGCTTGCAGGGCTGTACGCGGCGAACTTTCTCTCGGTGCTGTTCGCCGTCCTGCTGCCGGTCGATGCGCTCTCCGGCGAGATAGATTCCGGCGTGATGCAGACCCTCGCCTCCAAGCCGATCCGCCACGCCGATATCGTCCTCGGCAAGTGGCTCGGTCACCTCCTGATCGTGGCGACATACCTATTGCTCTTGACGGGAGGCGTGCTGCTCAGCGTGTGGGTCATTGCGCACTTTGCCCCCATCAACGTCGATCGCGCGCTTCCGCTGATGCTTCTCGAGGTCACGTTGCTGCTGACCGTCTCGATTGCCGGCGGAACCCGGCTCAGTACCGTCACGAATGGCGTCATGGCGCTCGGCTTTTACGGCATCGCGTTCATCGGTGGCTGGGTGGAGCAGGTGGGCGCCTTCGGCGGGATCGAATCGGCCAAGACCATCGGCATCGTCGCCAGCCTGATCAGCCCGCCCGACGCGATGTGGAGGCTCGCGGCGTATCATCTGCAGCCGCCAGTGGTGCGTGACCTCGGTGCGGCGGTGTTCTCCGTGGCCGCGGTGCCCACGCCGCTCATGGTCTGGTGGGCGGTAGGATTCACCGCCCTGACGCTCATCCTCGCTGTGCGGTCGTTCGCTCGTCGTCCGCTGTAG
- a CDS encoding CBS domain-containing protein gives MSWSIRIATVSGIPIYLHVTFVAFIVFLLLSGWHTGEGVAQAVGRVVFVLAIFGTVVLHEFGHALTARRFGIRTRDITLLPIGGLARLERMPEDPRQELWVALAGPAVNAGLAILTFVVLLLIAPQVPVWQLLTERPEGASNVGRDFLYINVALALFNLIPAFPMDGGRALRALLATRFDYVRATEIAAALGQGLAMLFGFLGLFTNPVLVFIALFVWLGASAESSMVSLRSALAGVPVYRAMITEFHTLRGEDLLQRAADLVISGSQQNFPVVEDGRLIGVLTRDSLIKAVTEKGLAAQVSEAMSTTFGVVDAREMLDRALARLQEAGGPVLPVLDGSRLVGLLTSENIGEFVMLRKAGA, from the coding sequence ATGTCCTGGTCCATTCGTATCGCGACCGTTTCCGGTATCCCGATCTACCTCCACGTCACATTTGTGGCGTTCATCGTCTTCCTCCTGCTCAGCGGGTGGCATACGGGCGAAGGCGTGGCGCAGGCCGTCGGCCGGGTGGTGTTCGTGCTCGCGATCTTCGGCACCGTCGTTTTGCACGAGTTCGGCCACGCGCTCACCGCTCGACGGTTCGGGATTCGGACGCGCGACATCACGCTGCTGCCAATCGGTGGCCTGGCGAGGCTCGAGCGGATGCCGGAAGACCCGCGGCAAGAGCTCTGGGTGGCGCTGGCAGGGCCGGCCGTCAACGCCGGATTGGCGATCCTCACGTTCGTCGTGTTGCTCCTCATTGCGCCGCAGGTGCCGGTGTGGCAACTGCTGACGGAGCGTCCCGAAGGGGCGTCTAATGTAGGGCGCGACTTCCTCTATATCAACGTTGCGCTCGCGCTGTTCAATTTGATTCCGGCATTCCCCATGGACGGCGGACGTGCCTTGCGTGCGTTGCTGGCGACGCGCTTCGACTACGTGCGCGCTACCGAGATCGCCGCGGCGCTCGGACAAGGGCTCGCGATGTTGTTCGGCTTCCTTGGTCTCTTCACGAACCCGGTGCTCGTGTTCATCGCTCTCTTCGTCTGGTTGGGGGCTTCCGCGGAGAGCTCGATGGTCAGCCTGAGATCTGCCCTGGCGGGTGTGCCGGTCTACCGCGCGATGATTACCGAGTTCCACACACTCCGGGGCGAGGATCTGCTGCAGCGCGCCGCGGATCTGGTCATCAGTGGCTCGCAACAGAACTTCCCGGTCGTAGAGGATGGACGGCTCATCGGGGTGCTCACGCGCGACAGCTTGATCAAGGCGGTCACCGAGAAGGGGCTTGCCGCGCAGGTGAGCGAGGCGATGAGCACGACGTTCGGCGTCGTGGACGCCCGCGAGATGCTCGATCGCGCGCTGGCTCGGTTGCAGGAAGCTGGCGGGCCCGTGCTCCCGGTATTGGATGGGTCTCGCCTCGTCGGCCTGCTGACATCCGAGAACATCGGCGAGTTCGTGATGCTCCGTAAGGCAGGGGCGTAG